A stretch of Candidatus Vicinibacter affinis DNA encodes these proteins:
- a CDS encoding replication-associated recombination protein A — MLPLAERMRPQSLEDVLGQDHLLSPGKPLNLALSGGHLPSMIFWGPPGVGKTTLARLLGKQFNRKFFTLSAISAGVKDLRELINEAKSQKFFNSPSPILFIDEIHRFNKGQQDALLAAVEDGTIVLLGATTENPSFEVNAALLSRMQVYVLKHLDELDLVKLIERIADKDELFQNKNIKVLETDSLVELSGGDARKLCNIMEIVGNLPQSQIEITNELIRKLVTQNMAIYDKSGEMHYDIISAFIKSIRGSDPHAALYWLARMVDGGEDPLFIARRLLILAAEDIGLANPNALLMANTCKDAIHFVGWPESRIILAETVIYLACSPKSNSAYLAIEMAISLAQSTNNAQVPLHLRNAPTQMMKNIGYGKSYEYSHHHPGNFVYQEYMPEQLSSKAIFKPAENPNEQKMKMSLLEWWGEKYK; from the coding sequence ATGTTACCGCTTGCTGAAAGAATGCGTCCACAAAGTTTGGAAGATGTGCTCGGACAAGATCACCTCTTGTCTCCGGGCAAGCCATTAAATTTAGCACTTTCTGGCGGACACTTACCATCCATGATCTTCTGGGGTCCTCCGGGTGTAGGTAAAACCACTTTAGCCCGGTTGTTAGGAAAACAATTTAATCGCAAATTTTTTACCCTAAGCGCAATTTCAGCAGGTGTCAAAGATCTGAGAGAACTGATCAATGAAGCCAAAAGCCAAAAATTCTTTAACAGCCCCTCACCTATTTTGTTTATTGACGAAATCCATCGTTTCAATAAAGGTCAACAAGATGCTTTGCTGGCTGCCGTTGAAGATGGAACGATAGTTTTGTTGGGCGCCACTACCGAAAATCCTTCTTTTGAAGTGAATGCTGCCCTTTTGAGCAGAATGCAGGTTTATGTACTGAAGCATTTGGATGAACTGGATCTTGTCAAACTTATTGAACGTATTGCAGATAAGGACGAACTTTTCCAAAACAAGAACATAAAAGTATTGGAAACCGATTCTTTGGTTGAATTATCCGGTGGAGATGCCAGAAAACTATGCAACATCATGGAGATTGTTGGCAACTTACCTCAATCCCAAATAGAAATCACAAATGAACTTATCCGAAAATTGGTCACTCAAAACATGGCTATTTATGATAAGTCAGGAGAAATGCACTACGACATCATTTCTGCTTTCATTAAATCAATACGAGGCAGTGATCCCCATGCAGCCTTGTATTGGCTTGCCCGGATGGTAGATGGTGGAGAAGACCCACTTTTCATTGCACGAAGACTACTGATTCTGGCAGCAGAAGACATTGGACTGGCAAATCCAAACGCGCTTTTGATGGCCAACACTTGCAAAGATGCCATTCACTTTGTGGGATGGCCTGAATCCAGAATAATCCTTGCTGAAACCGTTATTTACTTAGCTTGCTCACCCAAATCCAATTCTGCTTATCTTGCTATAGAAATGGCTATCAGTCTAGCTCAGTCAACAAATAACGCTCAAGTTCCTTTGCACTTACGCAACGCCCCCACCCAAATGATGAAAAATATTGGCTACGGAAAATCCTACGAATACAGTCACCATCACCCTGGCAACTTTGTCTATCAGGAATACATGCCGGAACAATTGAGTAGTAAAGCTATATTTAAACCGGCAGAAAATCCCAATGAGCAAAAAATGAAAATGAGCTTGTTGGAATGGTGGGGTGAAAAATATAAATAA
- a CDS encoding ABC transporter substrate-binding protein, with the protein MNCRFSRIYLLSVGFIWLTCCSDNTHKKPRVFHYNQPNPVTSLDPAFAKSQNNIWLIDHIYNQLIDLDDSMNLVPEIAKDWEVSKDGLSYLFHLRNDVFFHKNSCFGKDSTRRLKASDVEYSFLRLIDPGLSAPGRWIFAGKLDTFQPFNIINDTTLVIKLRQAFSPFLSLLTMQYCSIIPKEAVSFYQNKFDEFPVGTGPFVLNKWIDRQGIFLSRNSAYFKPNLPYLEGVRVSFIEDRNTAYLEFIRNEIDFFSGIQSSFASQLILSNGTLRPELNDHINFFKSHYLNTEYLGINLEAFPKDHAIWDKRVRQALNLALDKNLLVKTYRFGIGTPANAGFIPKGLISYDPNSVKGYVHDAARAKDLLKSSGYFEKSKLEKELVIYTNKDYLDLVTFIARQWQEIGIELRIELLETGTLREKMRNGSIGFFRASWIADYPDEESFMTVFYSKNGAPPNYTRFKNVEFDQLYEAAVKEIDNDKRVKLFQQMDRIIVEESPVIFLLYDQTALFGQKNLINLNGNPINLLKLEQVNEIN; encoded by the coding sequence ATGAATTGTAGGTTTTCGAGGATTTATTTGTTGAGTGTTGGTTTTATTTGGTTAACCTGTTGTTCCGATAATACCCACAAAAAACCAAGGGTTTTTCATTACAATCAACCTAATCCTGTTACCTCCTTAGATCCTGCTTTTGCAAAAAGTCAGAATAACATTTGGTTGATAGACCATATTTATAATCAGCTCATAGATTTGGATGATTCTATGAATTTGGTACCGGAAATTGCGAAGGATTGGGAAGTAAGCAAAGATGGGTTGAGCTACTTATTTCATTTGAGGAATGATGTCTTTTTTCATAAAAATAGCTGTTTTGGTAAAGACAGTACAAGAAGGCTGAAAGCATCTGATGTTGAATATAGTTTTTTAAGATTGATTGATCCGGGATTGAGTGCTCCGGGTAGGTGGATTTTTGCAGGCAAACTAGACACATTCCAGCCCTTTAATATTATAAACGACACCACCCTGGTGATTAAATTGAGGCAAGCATTTTCTCCATTTCTGAGTTTGCTCACAATGCAATATTGCAGCATCATTCCGAAAGAAGCAGTAAGTTTTTATCAGAACAAATTTGATGAATTTCCAGTTGGAACGGGACCATTTGTATTAAATAAATGGATAGATAGACAAGGAATCTTCCTGAGTAGAAATTCAGCCTATTTTAAACCCAATTTGCCATATTTAGAAGGAGTGAGGGTAAGTTTTATTGAAGACAGAAATACAGCGTATCTTGAATTTATTAGAAATGAAATTGATTTTTTTTCAGGAATTCAATCATCTTTTGCTTCTCAATTAATTTTGAGTAATGGAACATTGCGTCCGGAATTGAATGACCACATTAATTTTTTTAAATCACATTACCTGAATACAGAGTATTTGGGAATTAATCTGGAAGCCTTCCCAAAAGATCATGCAATTTGGGATAAAAGGGTGCGACAAGCATTGAATTTAGCCTTAGACAAAAATTTGTTGGTCAAGACCTACAGGTTTGGAATTGGAACACCGGCCAATGCTGGTTTTATACCTAAAGGTTTGATTTCTTATGACCCCAATTCTGTGAAAGGATATGTGCATGATGCAGCCAGAGCAAAGGATTTACTTAAAAGTTCAGGGTATTTTGAAAAATCTAAATTGGAAAAAGAACTCGTTATTTATACCAATAAAGATTATTTAGATCTTGTAACCTTTATTGCCCGTCAATGGCAGGAAATTGGAATTGAATTGAGGATAGAACTTTTGGAAACCGGTACACTGCGAGAGAAAATGCGTAACGGCAGTATTGGTTTTTTTAGAGCTAGCTGGATAGCCGATTATCCGGATGAAGAAAGCTTTATGACCGTTTTTTACAGCAAAAACGGTGCGCCTCCAAATTACACCAGATTTAAGAATGTTGAATTTGATCAACTATACGAAGCAGCTGTTAAAGAGATTGACAATGACAAAAGGGTGAAATTATTTCAGCAAATGGATCGGATTATTGTTGAGGAGTCTCCGGTTATTTTTCTATTGTATGATCAAACAGCATTGTTTGGACAAAAGAATTTAATAAACCTGAATGGCAATCCAATAAATTTATTAAAACTCGAACAAGTAAACGAGATAAATTAG
- the lipB gene encoding lipoyl(octanoyl) transferase LipB: MSNRIEIHDLGQIDYQEAWDYQTKIHNRLISEKRSQPGSADFPHVLILCEHPHVYTLGKSGEESHLKINEQGLGQIQASFYKINRGGDITYHGPGQLVAYPILDLDRIFNDVHRYVRGLEESVILTLAEYGILGDRLPEYTGVWLDPDNDRARKICAIGVHLSRWVSLHGLALNVNTNLNYFNHIIPCGIQEENKTVTSIQKELGIVVEMAEIKQIFTSHFLHTFGLEKTTKSKIFE; the protein is encoded by the coding sequence TTGAGCAATAGAATAGAAATACATGATCTTGGTCAGATTGACTATCAGGAAGCCTGGGATTACCAGACCAAAATTCATAACAGGTTAATTTCCGAAAAAAGATCTCAACCGGGCTCGGCAGATTTTCCGCATGTATTAATATTGTGTGAGCATCCTCATGTTTACACTTTGGGTAAATCGGGAGAGGAGAGTCATCTAAAGATTAATGAGCAAGGACTGGGTCAGATTCAGGCAAGTTTTTACAAAATCAACAGGGGAGGGGACATCACTTATCATGGACCAGGGCAATTGGTGGCTTATCCAATTCTTGATTTGGACCGCATATTTAATGATGTGCATCGATATGTGAGAGGTTTAGAAGAGTCAGTAATATTGACCTTGGCCGAGTACGGAATTTTGGGTGATCGTTTGCCAGAATACACAGGAGTTTGGCTAGATCCGGATAATGACCGGGCCCGCAAAATCTGTGCGATTGGCGTACACCTAAGCAGATGGGTAAGTTTGCATGGATTGGCCTTAAATGTTAATACGAACCTTAATTATTTTAACCACATCATCCCATGTGGCATTCAGGAAGAAAATAAAACCGTGACTTCTATTCAAAAGGAATTGGGAATTGTGGTTGAAATGGCAGAAATTAAACAAATCTTTACGAGCCATTTTCTACATACATTTGGGCTTGAAAAAACAACAAAGAGTAAAATATTCGAATGA
- a CDS encoding DNA translocase FtsK, whose product MARSKSAKHSVWDQWVKWLKDERVSKIAAMSSFMGAIYLLISFISYLSSWKADQDKVLALSWRILFKSGSEVNNWLGRLGALSSHFFFYYGFGIACFLIIPVIIHLGFRFLKRSGWLGLLRYSTHTLMIMALLSMILDFIFQDKGFPYGGSFGGRTNDLLSNFVGEVGLGVTLIFSLISFIIWFFNPSLQKLQFQTLGGSETDSFLDWSNAFKWNNPASTNQEDNLTPNELYLKNKAASAQSAGIEVDFGDYAESAGLAATIGSKADQIINPFGPSLEIETIAPSESITTKDPEQSESRPSYQPVPDDEDGWHDESHTGPYDPRADLSTYVIPSLDLLNDYNDQKFEIDRSELESNKNQIIATLLNYKIEIQKIKATIGPTVTLYEIVPAPGVRISRIKSLEDDIALSLSAQGIRIIAPIPGRGTIGIEVANKNKQMVPLKELLKSDRFNDQKMELPIALGKNISNEVVVADLTKMPHLLIAGATGQGKSVGINTILMSLLYKKHPAEVKLVLIDPKKVELPIYSVIEKHFLAQLPNQDEAIITDTSKVIYTLNSLCIEMDQRYELLKMARVRNLLEYNDKFVNRRLNPQKGHRYLPYIVLIIDEFADLIMTAGKEVELPIGRLAQLARAVGIHLIIATQRPSVKIITGLIKANFPGRIAFKVSSNIDSRTILDCGGAERLIGRGDMLYSVGSDMIRLQCAFVDTPEVERVITHIGNQRSYGEPYYLPEYKGDEADGAENSIVADDLDEMFEEAARLVVQSQHGSTSMIQRRLKLGYNRAGRIMDQMEALGIVSSGEGSKPREVLLFNEIELENLLQKFKRKT is encoded by the coding sequence ATGGCAAGGTCAAAATCTGCAAAACACTCTGTTTGGGATCAATGGGTCAAGTGGCTGAAGGATGAGAGGGTCTCAAAAATCGCTGCTATGAGTTCATTTATGGGTGCAATCTATTTACTCATCTCCTTTATTTCATATTTGTCCAGCTGGAAAGCTGATCAGGATAAAGTGCTGGCATTGTCCTGGCGCATCTTATTTAAATCCGGGTCAGAAGTAAATAACTGGTTAGGAAGACTTGGGGCATTGTCATCACATTTCTTCTTTTATTATGGTTTTGGTATTGCCTGCTTCTTGATTATCCCGGTCATCATTCATTTAGGCTTTAGATTTCTTAAGAGATCAGGGTGGCTTGGACTTCTTAGGTACAGTACGCACACCTTAATGATTATGGCTCTCCTGTCCATGATTCTTGATTTCATTTTCCAGGATAAGGGCTTCCCATATGGTGGCTCTTTTGGCGGACGGACCAATGACTTACTCAGCAATTTTGTGGGTGAGGTCGGTCTCGGTGTAACCTTGATATTTTCTTTGATAAGTTTCATCATTTGGTTTTTTAATCCCAGTCTTCAAAAATTACAGTTTCAAACTCTTGGTGGGTCAGAGACAGACAGTTTTTTGGATTGGTCAAATGCATTTAAGTGGAACAATCCTGCCAGCACAAATCAGGAAGATAATTTAACACCTAATGAATTATATCTAAAAAATAAAGCTGCTTCGGCTCAGTCTGCCGGAATTGAAGTTGACTTTGGTGATTATGCTGAAAGTGCCGGCCTTGCTGCTACCATTGGATCTAAAGCAGATCAAATAATCAATCCTTTTGGACCTAGCCTTGAAATTGAAACAATCGCTCCTTCGGAATCCATTACTACAAAAGATCCAGAACAAAGCGAATCTCGACCATCATACCAGCCTGTCCCCGATGACGAGGACGGCTGGCATGACGAGAGCCATACAGGTCCTTATGACCCTCGTGCAGATCTCAGCACCTATGTCATTCCAAGTTTGGATTTGTTGAATGACTACAATGACCAGAAATTCGAAATCGACAGAAGTGAATTGGAGTCAAACAAAAATCAAATCATTGCTACCCTACTGAATTATAAAATTGAAATACAAAAAATAAAGGCAACTATAGGGCCTACAGTGACTCTTTATGAAATCGTTCCGGCTCCCGGAGTGCGGATCTCCCGCATAAAAAGTCTGGAAGATGACATTGCGTTGAGTTTGTCTGCGCAAGGCATCCGTATCATCGCTCCTATACCAGGAAGGGGTACCATTGGTATTGAAGTAGCCAATAAAAATAAACAAATGGTCCCTTTGAAGGAACTTCTGAAGTCTGATCGATTCAATGATCAGAAAATGGAACTTCCGATTGCATTGGGTAAAAACATTTCAAATGAAGTAGTGGTCGCAGATTTGACAAAAATGCCCCACCTACTTATAGCCGGAGCTACCGGACAAGGAAAATCAGTAGGGATCAATACTATTCTGATGTCCCTTCTTTACAAAAAACATCCGGCAGAAGTAAAACTGGTGCTGATCGATCCAAAGAAAGTTGAATTACCCATTTACTCTGTGATTGAAAAACATTTTCTGGCGCAACTTCCTAATCAGGATGAAGCAATCATCACGGATACTTCCAAGGTCATTTATACCTTGAATTCATTGTGCATTGAAATGGATCAGCGCTATGAGTTACTCAAAATGGCAAGGGTAAGAAATCTGCTGGAATACAATGACAAATTTGTAAACAGAAGACTAAATCCTCAAAAAGGACACAGATACCTGCCTTACATAGTTTTGATTATCGACGAGTTTGCCGACTTGATTATGACCGCAGGAAAAGAAGTCGAACTGCCAATAGGTCGACTTGCTCAATTAGCCCGTGCTGTTGGAATACACTTAATCATAGCCACTCAAAGACCATCCGTAAAAATTATTACGGGCTTGATTAAAGCCAATTTCCCTGGAAGAATAGCATTTAAGGTTTCCTCCAACATTGATTCCAGGACTATTCTTGATTGTGGAGGGGCTGAAAGGTTGATTGGACGTGGTGACATGTTGTACAGTGTTGGATCTGATATGATTAGACTACAATGCGCTTTCGTTGATACCCCTGAAGTTGAAAGAGTCATAACCCATATTGGAAACCAAAGAAGTTACGGCGAGCCCTATTACTTGCCGGAATACAAAGGGGATGAAGCGGATGGTGCAGAGAATTCAATCGTCGCAGATGATTTGGATGAAATGTTTGAAGAAGCAGCAAGATTGGTGGTGCAAAGCCAACATGGAAGCACCAGTATGATCCAGCGAAGATTAAAGCTTGGATACAACAGGGCCGGAAGAATTATGGATCAAATGGAAGCTCTTGGAATTGTGAGCTCCGGCGAAGGAAGTAAACCTCGTGAAGTACTCTTATTTAATGAAATAGAACTTGAGAACCTACTTCAAAAGTTCAAAAGAAAAACCTAG
- a CDS encoding acyl-CoA thioesterase, giving the protein MKKVSDSITEMTELVLPNDTNVLGNLMGGNLMRWMDIASAICASRHCGAHVVTVSVDHMTFHEPIKLGDIVTIRAKVSRTFNSSMEIFMEVFTRSILVAEPRKSNQAYFTFVALDDRTLRPKPIPAIVPETEEEKKLFNEAEIRREFRLIVSGKIKPEEAKFSKDIFNVVTEK; this is encoded by the coding sequence ATGAAAAAAGTAAGTGATTCCATAACGGAAATGACAGAGTTGGTTTTACCAAACGACACCAATGTATTGGGCAATTTAATGGGAGGAAATCTAATGCGGTGGATGGATATTGCATCAGCAATATGTGCCAGCAGGCATTGTGGTGCGCATGTGGTTACGGTTTCGGTTGACCACATGACATTTCATGAGCCCATTAAACTTGGGGATATTGTGACCATACGGGCAAAAGTTTCCAGAACATTTAATTCTTCCATGGAGATATTTATGGAAGTTTTTACCAGAAGTATACTTGTGGCGGAGCCCAGGAAATCAAATCAGGCTTACTTTACATTTGTAGCATTGGATGACAGAACACTCAGACCTAAGCCTATTCCGGCCATTGTTCCTGAAACTGAAGAAGAGAAAAAATTATTTAATGAAGCAGAAATTCGTCGCGAATTCAGATTGATTGTAAGTGGTAAAATCAAACCGGAAGAAGCAAAATTCAGTAAGGATATTTTCAATGTGGTTACAGAAAAATAG
- a CDS encoding redoxin domain-containing protein — protein sequence MRQFTLFLFLLPFICSAAKAPDFTITDYNNKVHKLYSDYLNKEKVVVLKLFFVACPPCNAIAPYVQQAYTRWGAGNGRVQFIELSTQNYDLNNAVKGYAQKHGITFPGAGFDGGGFAAVAPYKSGTFGPFYGTPTFLVIAPNGEVEFNIDFERDDQVKLDSAIARALRVSSGGTGGGPTRCQDSFGVKITSYLHPDKMIVKDIFNGNNPLFELENNQYNCEYFFPAIRDNYYVTPFKSQTGNPDEYVTTADVVLIQKHILGISQLNNLQLLVADVNKTYSVTASDMAEIRKLILGINSRFKAVSDLYGFAVNPAGKNGVINDKVKLNDLIKGTVSNEFGVGKYGDVNGAAIKFDGSLEERANCTEEWVIKSEKTSNGYLYHIIPNTNGNVFGFQFSLACDVKSITDVKLNQSLSNFNNTNYIFNGQRNEFICLWSSPDGLGVNFDLREPLITFSSSQNLNFKQGKVPNEIVLSNDVCGIFFNHIYNSEPGVPRFRVNQTATQYEIDVEASSGIVALKFFDQSGIHVSDSKIKMEKINEQNIKANISKLNPGFYFVQGQLADGSIKTERFFKID from the coding sequence ATGAGACAGTTTACTTTATTCCTCTTTTTACTCCCTTTTATTTGCTCAGCTGCCAAGGCTCCTGATTTCACAATCACAGACTATAATAACAAGGTCCATAAACTTTATTCGGATTATTTGAATAAGGAGAAAGTAGTGGTTCTTAAATTGTTCTTCGTAGCCTGCCCCCCTTGTAATGCCATTGCTCCTTATGTCCAACAAGCTTATACTCGCTGGGGTGCAGGGAATGGTCGTGTCCAGTTCATTGAGCTCAGTACTCAAAATTATGATCTGAACAACGCTGTGAAGGGATATGCACAAAAACATGGAATTACTTTCCCGGGTGCTGGTTTTGATGGAGGAGGATTTGCTGCGGTGGCTCCCTATAAATCAGGGACTTTTGGTCCTTTCTATGGCACTCCTACCTTTCTTGTGATTGCTCCAAATGGTGAGGTTGAATTCAATATTGACTTTGAAAGGGATGATCAGGTAAAGTTAGATTCTGCTATTGCCAGAGCGCTGAGGGTCTCCAGTGGAGGCACCGGGGGTGGCCCAACTCGTTGCCAAGATTCCTTTGGAGTAAAAATTACCTCTTATTTGCATCCTGACAAAATGATAGTTAAAGACATTTTTAATGGTAACAACCCACTATTTGAACTCGAAAATAATCAATACAATTGTGAATATTTTTTTCCAGCTATTAGGGATAATTATTATGTAACTCCTTTTAAATCACAAACCGGAAACCCTGATGAATATGTAACTACTGCAGATGTGGTTTTAATTCAGAAACACATACTAGGGATATCTCAACTAAACAATCTCCAGTTGTTAGTCGCTGATGTGAACAAAACATATTCTGTAACTGCTTCTGATATGGCAGAGATAAGAAAATTAATTTTAGGTATCAATTCCAGATTTAAAGCCGTAAGCGACCTGTATGGCTTTGCTGTTAATCCTGCTGGAAAAAATGGGGTGATCAATGACAAGGTCAAACTAAATGACTTGATAAAAGGAACCGTGAGCAATGAATTCGGAGTAGGTAAATATGGGGATGTCAATGGAGCAGCTATAAAATTCGATGGTTCTCTTGAAGAAAGGGCTAATTGTACTGAAGAATGGGTTATTAAATCTGAAAAAACATCCAACGGCTATTTATATCACATTATCCCGAACACAAACGGAAATGTTTTTGGTTTCCAGTTTAGTCTTGCTTGTGATGTAAAGTCCATTACAGACGTAAAACTTAATCAAAGTTTATCCAATTTCAACAATACCAATTACATTTTTAATGGACAACGCAATGAATTCATTTGTCTGTGGAGTAGTCCAGATGGATTGGGAGTCAATTTCGATTTGCGTGAACCATTAATCACATTCTCTTCATCACAAAATCTGAATTTTAAACAAGGCAAAGTACCTAATGAAATTGTATTAAGTAACGATGTGTGTGGAATCTTTTTTAACCACATCTATAATTCAGAACCTGGTGTACCAAGATTTAGAGTCAATCAAACAGCGACTCAATATGAAATTGACGTCGAAGCCTCTTCCGGAATTGTTGCATTAAAGTTTTTCGATCAATCTGGAATTCATGTTTCTGATTCGAAAATTAAAATGGAAAAAATTAATGAACAAAATATAAAGGCAAATATTTCTAAATTAAATCCAGGGTTTTATTTTGTTCAGGGGCAACTAGCAGATGGTTCCATAAAAACAGAAAGGTTTTTCAAAATTGATTAG
- a CDS encoding saccharopine dehydrogenase NADP-binding domain-containing protein yields the protein MVGSHKVIIAGAGGIGKAVGLLLAEVPDMAADIFIGDINYEAAISVSKWVQEGASSIVQIEPFHIHPQELTNQMDYVFSSGDILLDCLPGGEAPRMAAFALKYNLHYVNLTEYVAETNQILDMAKGAETGFVLQAGLAPGFINILGHQLYLEFAEEFQADKIDYMAMKVGALTRVVTGPHFYGFTWSPIGVATEYVKEAVVVRNHQKLNVPSLSGTTHLIIDGIHYEDDYTSGGAADLPDYFKEKVANLDYKTIRYPGHFDWVRSQLQIIGQGQGIENRLLEKMNEYIPHVEDDLIVLYASVQGKDSKGVLRKKEKSMSIDPLKVGSHLLKGIQLTTAAPMLECARMLLGGKFKGPVLQSSIDPEEFMKGPFIQMAFHSNKKRERAKLDA from the coding sequence ATGGTTGGGTCGCACAAAGTCATCATTGCCGGGGCTGGGGGGATAGGAAAAGCAGTTGGGTTACTTTTGGCTGAGGTGCCGGATATGGCTGCAGACATTTTTATAGGAGATATCAATTACGAAGCTGCAATCAGTGTTTCAAAGTGGGTACAAGAGGGAGCTTCTTCAATCGTCCAGATTGAACCTTTTCACATTCACCCCCAAGAACTCACCAATCAAATGGATTATGTTTTCAGTTCCGGTGACATCCTTCTGGATTGTTTGCCCGGGGGGGAGGCACCTAGGATGGCAGCATTTGCTTTAAAATACAATCTACACTATGTAAATCTGACTGAATATGTTGCAGAGACTAACCAAATCCTGGATATGGCAAAAGGTGCAGAGACCGGATTTGTTTTGCAGGCTGGTTTAGCACCGGGTTTCATCAACATCCTTGGTCACCAATTGTATTTGGAGTTTGCTGAGGAGTTTCAGGCTGACAAGATCGATTACATGGCTATGAAGGTAGGAGCTTTAACTCGTGTGGTGACCGGTCCTCATTTTTACGGATTCACCTGGAGTCCCATCGGAGTGGCCACAGAATATGTTAAAGAGGCAGTTGTGGTAAGAAATCATCAAAAACTAAATGTTCCCTCTTTATCGGGTACCACACATTTGATCATCGATGGTATCCATTATGAAGATGATTACACCTCCGGAGGTGCAGCAGATTTGCCGGATTACTTTAAGGAAAAAGTGGCAAATCTAGATTATAAGACGATTCGTTATCCTGGACATTTTGACTGGGTAAGAAGTCAATTGCAAATAATTGGTCAGGGACAGGGCATTGAAAACCGACTTCTTGAAAAGATGAATGAATATATACCTCATGTTGAAGATGATTTAATTGTGCTGTATGCCAGTGTGCAGGGGAAAGATTCTAAAGGAGTTTTGAGAAAAAAAGAAAAAAGTATGAGCATTGACCCTTTAAAAGTCGGTTCTCACCTTTTAAAGGGAATACAACTTACTACAGCTGCTCCCATGTTGGAATGTGCCAGGATGTTGTTAGGTGGTAAATTTAAAGGCCCGGTATTGCAATCGAGCATTGATCCAGAAGAGTTTATGAAGGGGCCTTTCATTCAAATGGCATTCCATTCCAACAAGAAAAGGGAAAGAGCCAAACTGGATGCCTGA